A single region of the Sorghum bicolor cultivar BTx623 chromosome 9, Sorghum_bicolor_NCBIv3, whole genome shotgun sequence genome encodes:
- the LOC8061103 gene encoding threonine synthase, chloroplastic, whose protein sequence is MAATTHAASMSFLLSHPQSRSATPSRHLQLRPAARRVRCCATDATAAAPAATTKHRRAADENIREEAARHPAPKQGLSAWYEPFPPAPNGDPNERYSLDEIVYRSSSGGLLDVRHDMEALARFSGAYWRDLFDSRVGRTTWPYGSGVWSKKEFVLPEIDPDHIVSLFEGNSNLFWAERLGRDHLGGMNDLWVKHCGISHTGSFKDLGMTVLVSQVNRLRRAPLSRPIAGVGCASTGDTSAALSAYCAAAGIPAIVFLPANRISLEQLIQPIANGATVLSLDTDFDGCMRLIREVTAELPIYLANSLNSLRLEGQKTAAIEILQQFDWEVPDWVIVPGGNLGNIYAFYKGFEMCRVLGLVDRVPRLVCAQAANANPLYGYYKSGWTEFQPQVARPTFASAIQIGDPVSVDRAVVALKATNGIVEEATEEELMNAMSLADRTGMFACPHTGVALAALFKLRDQRIIGPNDRTVVVSTAHGLKFSQSKIDYHDSKIEDMACKYSNPPVSVKADFGAVMDVLKKRLKGKL, encoded by the coding sequence atggcggcgacgacccACGCCGCCTCCATGTCGTTCCTCCTCTCCCACCCGCAGTCGCGCTCCGCCACGCCAAgccgccacctccagctccgccCGGCAGCCCGCCGCGTCCGCTGCTGCGCCACcgacgccaccgccgccgcccccgcAGCCACCACCAAGCACCGGCGCGCGGCGGATGAGAACATCCGCGAGGAGGCGGCGCGGCACCCGGCCCCGAAGCAGGGCCTCTCCGCGTGGTACGAGCCCTTCCCGCCGGCCCCGAACGGCGACCCCAACGAGCGCTACTCCCTGGACGAGATCGTCTACCGCTCCAGCTCGGGGGGCCTCCTCGACGTGCGCCACGACATGGAGGCGCTGGCCCGCTTCTCCGGCGCCTACTGGCGGGACCTCTTCGACTCCCGCGTCGGCCGCACCACCTGGCCCTACGGCTCCGGCGTCTGGTCCAAGAAGGAGTTCGTGCTCCCCGAGATCGACCCGGACCACATCGTCTCCCTCTTCGAGGGCAACTCCAACCTCTTCTGGGCCGAGCGCCTCGGCCGCGACCATCTCGGCGGGATGAACGACCTCTGGGTCAAGCACTGCGGCATCTCCCACACGGGCTCCTTCAAGGACCTCGGCATGACCGTGCTTGTCAGCCAGGTCAACCGCCTCCGCCGCGCCCCGCTGTCGCGCCCCATCGCCGGCGTCGGCTGCGCGTCCACGGGGGACACCTCCGCCGCGCTCTCCGCCTACTGCGCCGCCGCGGGGATCCCGGCCATTGTCTTCCTCCCTGCCAATCGCATCTCGCTGGAGCAGCTCATCCAGCCCATCGCCAACGGCGCCACCGTGCTTTCCCTCGACACCGACTTCGATGGCTGCATGCGGCTCATCAGGGAGGTGACTGCCGAGCTGCCTATCTACCTTGCCAATTCGCTTAATTCCCTCCGGCTGGAGGGGCAGAAGACAGCGGCCATTGAGATACTGCAGCAGTTCGATTGGGAGGTGCCCGATTGGGTGATTGTGCCGGGAGGCAATCTGGGGAACATATATGCGTTCTACAAGGGATTTGAGATGTGCCGTGTTCTTGGGCTTGTTGATCGTGTGCCGCGGCTTGTCTGTGCACAGGCAGCCAACGCAAACCCGCTCTATGGCTATTACAAGTCAGGCTGGACCGAGTTCCAACCTCAGGTGGCCAGACCAACATTTGCATCAGCGATTCAGATCGGTGACCCGGTGTCTGTCGACCGAGCTGTGGTCGCGCTCAAGGCAACGAATGGCATTGTCGAGGAGGCCACAGAGGAAGAGCTCATGAACGCAATGTCACTCGCTGACCGCACTGGGATGTTTGCTTGCCCACATACTGGGGTTGCGCTCGCCGCCCTGTTCAAGCTCAGGGACCAGCGCATCATCGGGCCAAATGATCGCACGGTGGTCGTCAGCACAGCTCACGGCCTGAAGTTCTCGCAGTCAAAGATCGACTACCATGATAGTAAGATCGAGGACATGGCTTGCAAGTACTCCAACCCGCCTGTGAGCGTGAAGGCTGACTTTGGCGCCGTCATGGATGTGCTgaagaagaggctcaagggTAAGCTCTGA
- the LOC8061104 gene encoding probable glucuronosyltransferase Os01g0926700, protein MGTGSVRALALALAVFLACSGIAVVTAQETERIEGSAGDVLEDNPVGRLKVYVYDLPSKYNKKLLKKDPRCLNHMFAAEIFMHRFLLSSAVRTFNPEEADWFYTPVYTTCDLTPKGLPLPFKSPRMMRSAIQLIATNWPYWNRSEGADHFFVTPHDFGACFHYQEEKAIGRGILPLLQRATLVQTFGQKNHVCLKDGSITIPPYAPPQKMQTHLIPADTPRSIFVYFRGLFYDTGNDPEGGYYARGARASVWENFKNNPLFDISTDHPPTYYEDMQRSVFCLCPLGWAPWSPRLVEAVVFGCIPVIIADDIVLPFADAIPWEEIGVFVAEEDVPQLDSILTSIPTDVVLRKQRLLANPSMKQAMLFPQPAQPGDAFHQILNGLARKLPHGSNVFLKPGERVLNWTAGPPGDLKPW, encoded by the exons ATGGGGACGGGGAGCGTGCGGGCGCTGGCCCTGGCGCTCGCCGTGTTTCTCGCCTGCTCCGGCATCGCCGTCGTCACGGCGCAGGAGACCGAGCGGATCGAAG GAAGCGCTGGTGATGTGTTGGAAGATAACCCTGTTGGGAGACTCAAGGTCTATGTCTATGATCTCCCCAGCAAATACAACAAGAAGCTGCTGAAGAAGGATCCTAGGTGCCTGAACCACATGTTTGCCGCTGAGATCTTCATGCACCGGTTCCTGTTGTCAAGCGCTGTCCGAACTTTTAATCCTGAGGAAGCAGATTGGTTCTACACACCCGTATACACAACTTGCGATCTGACCCCTAAGGGTCTTCCCTTGCCTTTCAAGTCTCCTCGAATGATGCGTAGCGCAATCCAGCTGATTGCTACAAATTGGCCTTACTGGAATAGATCAGAGGGCGCTGATCATTTCTTTGTCACGCCCCATGACTTTGGTGCTTGCTTTCATTATCAG GAAGAGAAAGCAATCGGACGGGGAATCCTTCCCTTGCTTCAGCGTGCTACGCTGGTTCAGACCTTTGGACAGAAGAACCATGTCTGCCTGAAGGATGGGTCCATCACCATCCCGCCATATGCGCCTCCTCAGAAAATGCAGACTCACCTTATCCCTGCCGACACCCCTCGATCCATCTTTGTGTACTTCCGAGGTCTGTTCTATGACACTGGCAATGATCCTGAGGGCGGTTACTATGCAAG AGGTGCTCGTGCGTCAGTCTGGGAGAACTTCAAGAACAACCCGCTCTTTGACATCTCGACCGATCACCCACCAACATACTATGAAGACATGCAGCGCTCAGTGTTCTGCCTCTGCCCATTGGGCTGGGCACCATGGAGTCCCAGGCTAGTGGAAGCCGTGGTCTTTGGCTGCATCCCAGTGATCATCGCAGATGACATTGTCCTTCCCTTTGCGGACGCCATCCCATGGGAGGAGATCGGCGTTTTTGTTGCTGAGGAGGATGTCCCGCAGCTGGACAGCATCCTGACATCCATTCCCACAGATGTTGTACTGAGGAAGCAACGGCTCCTTGCGAACCCATCGATGAAGCAGGCCATGTTGTTCCCCCAGCCTGCTCAGCCAGGAGATGCATTCCACCAGATTCTTAATGGTCTCGCGCGCAAGCTCCCTCACGGCAGCAATGTTTTCCTGAAGCCCGGCGAGAGGGTCCTGAACTGGACCGCTGGACCACCAGGCGACCTGAAGCCTTGGTAG
- the LOC8061105 gene encoding probable glucuronosyltransferase Os01g0926600, with protein MGRGSAMAQALALVALLLACSDVAVVAAQETERIQGSAGDVLEDDPVGRLKVYVYELPPKYNKNILAKDSRCLSHMFATEIFMHRFLLTSAVRTLNPDEADWFYTPVYTTCDLTPWGHPLTTKSPRMMRSAIQYISKRWPYWNRTEGADHFFVTPHDFGACFYFQEETAIQRGVLPVLRRATLVQTFGQKHHVCLKEGSITIPPYAPPHKIRTHIVPPETPRSIFVYFRGLFYDTANDPEGGYYARGARASVWENFKNNALFDISTEHPPTYYEDMQRAIFCLCPLGWAPWSPRLVEAVVFGCIPVIIADDIVLPFADAIPWEEIAVFVAEDDVLKLDTILTSIPMEEILRKQRLLANPSMKQAMLFPQPAEPRDAFHQVLNGLARKLPHGKGVFLKPGQKVLNWTEGTREDLKPW; from the exons ATGGGGAGGGGGAGCGCGATGGCGCAAGCCCTTGCGCTCGTCGCCTTGCTCCTCGCCTGCTCCGacgtcgccgtcgtcgcggCGCAGGAGACTGAGAGGATCCAAG GGAGTGCTGGTGATGTGCTTGAAGATGATCCTGTCGGAAGGCTCAAGGTATATGTCTATGAGCTGCCCCCCAAGTACAACAAGAATATACTGGCAAAGGATTCGAGATGCCTCAGCCACATGTTTGCTACAGAGATATTCATGCATCGCTTCCTCTTGACGAGCGCGGTCCGGACTCTAAATCCGGACGAAGCTGATTGGTTCTATACTCCAGTATACACAACGTGCGACCTTACACCATGGGGTCATCCCTTGACTACAAAGTCTCCACGAATGATGAGAAGTGCGATTCAGTATATTTCCAAGCGTTGGCCCTACTGGAACAGGACGGAGGGAGCAGACCATTTCTTTGTCACACCACATGACTTTGGAGCATGCTTCTATTTCCAG GAAGAGACGGCCATCCAGCGAGGTGTCCTTCCGGTGCTGCGCCGTGCTACACTGGTCCAGACTTTTGGGCAGAAGCATCATGTGTGCCTGAAGGAAGGCTCCATCACCATCCCGCCGTATGCTCCTCCTCATAAGATCAGAACTCACATTGTTCCACCAGAGACCCCTCGTTCAATCTTTGTCTACTTCCGTGGTCTGTTCTATGACACCGCAAATGATCCCGAGGGTGGTTACTATGCAAG GGGTGCCCGTGCGTCAGTATGGGAGAACTTCAAGAACAATGCTCTGTTCGACATCTCCACAGAACACCCGCCAACCTACTATGAGGACATGCAGCGTGCCATCTTCTGCCTGTGCCCACTGGGGTGGGCGCCATGGAGTCCCCGTCTAGTGGAGGCCGTGGTGTTTGGCTGCATCCCCGTGATCATCGCGGACGACATCGTGCTCCCCTTTGCGGACGCGATCCCATGGGAGGAGATCGCCGTGTTCGTGGCCGAGGACGACGTCCTGAAGCTGGACACCATCCTGACGTCCATACCCATGGAGGAGATCCTCCGCAAACAGCGGCTGCTGGCGAACCCGTCGATGAAGCAGGCGATGCTGTTCCCGCAGCCCGCGGAGCCCCGGGACGCGTTCCACCAGGTGCTCAACGGGCTGGCGCGGAAGCTCCCCCACGGCAAGGGCGTGTTCCTCAAGCCCGGGCAGAAGGTGCTCAACTGGACCGAGGGGACCCGGGAAGACCTCAAGCCGTGGTAG